The DNA window CGACCTCCCCGCCGTGGGCGTCGCCGAACCGGCCGCGGATCGCACCGCGCTGCAGATTCTGCCGCTGTTCCTCTCCCTCGCCGTGGCCCCGGTGGACGTCCAGCAGCTCGCGGCGCTCCTGGACCTGCGGGTGATGGACGCTCCCGAGAGCGGCGGCGACCATGTGGGCCTGGTCCCCGCGCGGGCCCGCGCGGCCCTGCTCGACGCCCTCGCGCAGGAGCCCGGCACCGGCGGGACCGCCTGGCGACGCACCATCGCGGCACTCGAGGCGGACCAGGAGATCTCCGGCAGCGGGCTCGCGATCGTCCGCGCCCTCGACGCGCTGGTCGCCGACCCGATCCCGCCTGCGCAGCTCACCCCGTCCCGGCTACGCACCGCCACCGAGCCCCTCGGCGCCCGGCTGCGCGCCCTCGGCCAGGGCGATCCCGGGCTGACCCGCGCGACCGCCCATCTCCAGGTGCTGCTGGACGTGCTGGGCACCCTCGACGAGGGGACGGCGCTGGGCGAGCGGGAGCTGTCCCAGATCGTCGACTCCGCCGGCGGCCGCGCCGCCTCCCCCTTCGCCCGGCCCGAGGCGACCACCGCCTGGCGCACCTGCTCGCGGCCCGCCCAGCTGCTGCCCCGCGGCGGGGACGTGCTGTGGTGGGGTGCGGACCGCGACGACGCCCGCACCGGCGTGCAGTGGGACGCGGCCGAGGTGGAGGCGCTCACCGCGCTGGGCGCCCACCTGCTCGAGCCGGCTCGGCTGGCCGCGCTCGAGACCGACGCGGGGCTGCGCGGCCTGCGCGGCGCGGATCGCCTCGTCGTGGTGCGCACCCGTCGCCGCACCGAGAAGGCCACCGCCCCGCACGCCCTGCTCGCCCACCTCGCCGCCGAGCGCGCCGAGCCCGGTCAGGGCGTCGCCGAGGTGCTCGCAGGGCTCACCCTCTCCCCCGCCGACGCCCTCGTCGACGACGGCTTCGAGCTCGCCGGCTCCCGTCGGCCGCTCCGCGTGCCGACGCCCGCACGGATCCCCGAGCCGCCCCGGGACCTCACCCGCCAGGTGGCCCCCGCCCCGCACATCGTGCCGCCGCGGCTGTCCTACTCCCAGGCGGAGAATCTGCTGGGCTGCCGGCAGAAGTGGACCTTCGGGAACGGACTGCAGATCCGCGCCGCATCGGTCGCGACCGTGCCCACCGGCAACCGGATGATCGGCACCCTCGTGCACGCCGTCGTCGAGGAGCTGGTGCTCAGCGCGGAGGAGGAGGAGGGGCGCACCGGCCCTCCCACGCCCGAGCGGATCCGGGAGGAGATCATGGCGCAGGTGCCGCGCCTGGCCTCCGAGCTCGAGCTGCCCGGCCGGGAGGTCGAGCTCGCCTCCCTGCGCGAGCAGGCGGTGCGCTCCCTGGTCGAGTTCTTCGACCGTCTCGGCGCGGCGGGGCTGGTGATCACCTCGGTGGAGTCCCGCTTCGAGGAGCCGCTGACCCTGCACCTGCGCCGCGGCGACCTCACCGTGCCCTTCCTCGGCTTCCGCGACGTGCTCGCCGAGGACGCCTCCGGCGCGCCCACCGTCATCGACCTCAAGTGGACCTACGCCGCGCAGAAGTATCCGGACCTGTTCGACACCGGGGAGGCGCTGCAGCTGGCCTCCTACGCCGTCTCCCTGCACGACGACCGCACCGACGTGGGCTACTTCCTGCTCTCCCAGGGCGAGTTCGTGGCCTCGAACCCGGCACTGGACCCCCACGGCCGCCCCACGCTCGACATCGAGGACCTGTGGTCCCGCGGCACGACGGGGATGACCGAGGCGCTCGAGGCGATCGGCGACGGCGTGGTCGATGCGCGCAGCGGCCAGATCCTCCTCGACGCCGGGCAGGACCTGTCCACCCCGCGCACCGAGGCGAAGAAGACCTATGCGCGGGCGCGCGAGGCGGCCCGGGGCGCCGGCTCCCTCGTGGTCGACGCCCGCTGCGACTACTGCGAGTTCTCGCTGCTGTGCGGGATGAGAGGCGATGCGTCATGACGTTCACCCTGATCAACGCCTCCGCCGGGTCGGGGAAGACCTACGCCCTCACCCAGCGACTGGCCGAGCGGATCGAGGGCGGGATCGACCCCTCCCAGATCATCGCCACCACCTTCACCGTGAAGGCCGCCGAGGAGCTCACCTCCCGGGTGCGCTCGACCCTCCTGGACCGGGCCCAGGTCGAGGAGGCGCGCGGCATCGACTCGGCCGTGATCGGCACCGTCAACTCCGTGGCCGGGCGCCTGGTCACCGACTATGCGCTGGACGCCGGGATCTCCCCCGCCGTCGAGGTGCTCGACGACACCACGCAGAGGGCCGCCTTCGCCGCCGCGATCGCCGGCACCGCGGCCGTCTCCGGGGTGCGCTGGGCCGATCTGCTGGCCCGCACCGAGCACGACGGCGACGAGAACGCCACCGGATACGCCCTCACCCAGGCCTGGCGCGCCCGGGTCAAGGACGTCGCCGACGCCGCCCGCACCAACCTGCTCGGCGCCGAGGACCTGCGCGCCGCGGCGGAGACGTCGTGGCAGGAGTACCGACGCGCCGCGGAGCTGCCGGAGCCCGAGGCGGACCAGCGCCCCCGCTGGCTGCACCTGCTGGATCAGCGCCTGGACGACCTGGCCGGCGACCTCGACGCCTCCCGCACGGCCGACGGGGACCCGATCGCGGGCGGCCCGATCGGTGCCCGCAGCCTGAACAGGACCTCCGGGGATCTGGAGACGCTGCGTCGGCTGCGGCGACGGCTGGCCGTTCACGACCGGGCGCCCTGGTCGGCCTGGCTGCGGATCGCGGGAGGTGGCTTCGGGGCGGTCGCCACGAGGGCCCTGGCACCGCTCGCCGAGGAGATCGCGGAGGCGCTGCCCGCGAACGCCGCCTGGCAGCAGGACCTGCAGGATCTCCTCGCCCTGATCCTCGGCACCGCCGCCGACTCCCTCGAGGCCTACGCGCGGTACAAGCGGGAGCTGGGCCTCATCGACTTCATCGACCAGGAGGTGCGCGCGCTGCGCCTGCTGCAGGAGTCGCCGCGGGTGCGGGCCTCGGTGGCGAGCCGGTTCCGGCTGCTCGCGGTGGACGAGTTCCAGGACACCTCCCCCGTGCAGCTCGCCCTGTTCCTCGAGCTGTCGCAGCTCATCGAGGACAAGATCTGGGTGGGCGACCCGAAGCAGGCGATCTACGGCTTCCGCGACGCGGACCCGAAGCTCATGCAGGACATCATCGCCGCGGTCCAGGGCGGGACCACGGTGTTCGGCCGCGGCGAGGTCGAGAACCTCTCCTTCTCCTGGCGGTCCCGGCAGCGGCTCGTGGACCTCTCCAACGCCGTGTTCACCCGCGTGTTCGCCCCGGACGGCGGGGGCGCCGAGCAGGTCACCCTCTCGATCCCGCCGCAGCGGGCCGAGCGCGCGGCCGGCGGGACGCTCGAGGTGTGGGAGGCGACCAAGAACGACCGCCGCGCCGTCAGCGCCGAGAAGCACGCCGCGATGATCGCCGAGAAGATCCGTCTGCGGATCCAGGAGGGGACCTTCACCCCCGGCGCCACCGCGGTGCTGGTGCGCACCAACGCCCAGCGCCAGGCCGTGGTCTCGGCGCTGCAGGAGCGCGGCGTCCCCACCGCCGGCGCCGCCCACGCGCTGCTCGCCACCCGCGAGGCGCAGCTGGTGCGGGCCGCGCTCGCGGTGACCCTCGACGGCAGCGACACCCTGGCGCTGACCGAGCTGGTGTCCCTGCTCGAGGACCATGCCGCGCACCACGACTGGTTCGCGCAGCTGATGGCCGCCCCGGACCGCCCGGCACGGCGCGAGGTGTTCGCCGCCTGGTGGGAGGACGAGACCCTCGCCGGGCTGCGCGAGGTGCGGCGGGCCTGCATCGGCTTCACCCCCGAGGAGATGATCAGCGCCCTCATCGACGCCCTCGACCTGCCGCAGCGGATCAAGCGCTGGAGCGGCCAGGGCTCCCGGCGCCGCTCCCTGGACGCGCTGCGGGCGCTGGCCCGCGAGACGACCCAGCGCCGCCGCGCGGAGGGCTCCCCCATCACGCTCACCGGGCTGCGCGCCGAGCTCGACGCCTGGGAGGACGGCCCGGATCTCTCCGGCCTGCCCGAGGCGGTGTGGGTGGGGACCGTGCACGGCGCGAAGGGCCTGGAGTGGGAGCACGTGATCACCCACCTCTCCGCCCCGCCGAAGGAGCGCGACCGCACCTGGGGCGTGCTGGTCCGCTCGCCCGAGCGGGTGGACGTCACCGCGCCGCTCGACGGCCGGAGCCTGCTCTTCTGGCCGAAGATGCCGGTGCCCGCCGAGCTCGCCGAGCGCCTGGCCGCCTCCGAGGCCGCCACCGACCGCGCCCGTCGCGAGGCGGAGGAGGCCGGGCGCCTGCACTACGTGGCCCTCACCCGCGCCGCGAGCACCGGCGTGCTCGCCGTGCCCGGGCCCCGCACCGCGCTGGATGCGCTGATCGAGGAGGGTTCGGGATCGCTCGTCGCCTGGGGCGAGGACGCGCTCACCGTGGCCGGCACCGCGGAGCCGCTGCCGGCCCGGATCACCCGGGTGAACGTCGACGACCTGATCGAGGAACCCCCGGCACGGCTCCCCGAGGTCACCGATCCGCTCGCCGCGACGGACATCCCGCTGCGGCCGACGGGCGGCTCCGCCGCGCGGGCGGCGGCCCGTTTCCAGGCCTCGGCGTCGGCCTCCGCGGATTCGCTCGGCACCGTGGAGGAGCCGCGCGAGATCGGGCGGCGCCTGGTCACCGGCGGCGGACCGCAGTGGGAACGGGTGGGCGAGGCGATCCACGCCTACCTCGCACTGCCGCTCGAGGCGCTGAACGCCGCACAGCAGGAGACCGCCGCCGCACGCCTGGTGGAGCGATGGGCGGTGGCCCGCGCCGTCGAGCCGGCCGTGCTGCGCGAGGCCGGAGAGGCCTGGGCGGCGTTCCTCGCCGCCGAGTTCCCCGGCGCGGAGGTGCTCACCGAGCAGCCCATCACCTGGTGGAACGAGGAGGACCAGGTGATGGAGGGCTGGATCGACGCCCTGCTGCGCCTGCCCTCGGGCGAGATCGTGCTGGTGGACCACAAGTCCTACCCGGGCGATCATCCCGTGGAGCATGTGCGCAGGGAGTACCTGGGCCAGATGGCGACCTACTCGCGGGCGCTGGCCGCGGCGGGGGTCGCGCCCTCCCGGATCCTCATCCACCTGCCGCTGCGCGGCGAGGTGCTCGAGGTGGTCCTCCATGCGGGCTGAGGACGCCCTCGGCACGGCGCGGGTGCTGCTGGACGAGGCGCTGCGCGGCGGCGGGCGGCGGATCCTCGGGATCGCCGGGGCGCCCGGCGCCGGGAAGTCCACGCTCACCGCGCACCTGGCCGAGCAGCTGCCGGCCGGCTCCTGCACGGTGGTGCCGATGGACGGCTTCCATCTGGCCGACGTGGCGCTCGCGCGCCGGGGCAGCATCGACCGCAAGGGCGCGCCGGACACCTTCGACGCGGCGGGGTACGCGGCGCTGCTGCAGCGGATCCGCACCGCCCGTCCCACGGATCCGCCAATCTGGGCGCCGATGTTCGAGCGGGATCTCGAGCAGCCCCTGGCCGGGGCGATCGAGGTGGACCCCGCGGTGCCGCTCGTGATCACCGAGGGGAACTACCTGCTGCTGGACGAGGGGCCATGGGCGCTGGTGCGGCCGCTGCTGGACGTCTGCTGGTTCGTGGAGGTCCCCGAGGAGCTGCGCCACGAGCGCCTGGTGGCCCGGCACGAGCGCTTCGGGAAGTCGCCCCGCGCGGCGCGCGAGTGGGCGCTCGGGCCCGACGAGGCCAACGCCCGCCTGGTCGCGGGGACCCGGGACCGGGCGGACGCGGTGGTCCGGGAGGGGTGAGGCGGTGCGGCGCGGTCCCAGCCGACCCGAGCTGAGCCCCGGCATGCGGCATTGAGCGCTGTGCTTCCGAAGGGGGAAGCACAGCGCTCAATGCCGTGCGGCGCCGGGTGGGCGAGGAGGCCGGGGCCCGGCTCTGCCCGGCTCAGCCCTTCATGACCGCCTGGGCGAAGCGAGTGCAGCGCTCCTGGAGGCCGGTGATGCGCTGCTCGCGGTGGTAGGCGACCAGGGCCGGGTCCTCGGTGCGCAGCTCGAACGCGGCCGGGGGACGGCGCACGTTGCGGGAGCAGCGGAAGTCGGCGCACACGCCGGTGCCGATCGTGTTGCCGCGTCGGCCGGAGGCACCGGCGAGCGGGGCGACGAAGGACGCCGCCCCGACGCCGTCGACGACGTCCTCGCACCAGGCGCAGAGCATCTTGCGGCTCGGCGGCCGGCCGGTGCCGCGCAGCAGCAGGCCCACCGGCTCGTCGTCGATCAGGAGCACGACGTAGTGCTGGGCCGGCTTGCGGGCGTCCTGCCAGCCGAGATAGTCGATGTCCTCCCACATCACGGTGGAGAGGTCGGGGAGCTCGGCGCGCTTCGCCTCGCCCTTGGAGGCGTTGACGAAGCTGGAGCGGATCTGGTCTGCGGTCAGGGAATGCATTTGAGGTCCTCACGAGAGGGCGCGCGAGAGCACCGCGATCGACGCGGGGTCCCGGGCGCGGGAGAGTTCAGGGCAGGATTCGGCGTGCGGGCACGCCGCTCTCACACCGAGCAGGCCTCGTGGGCCGCCTCGCTCCCTGCATGCAGCATCAGCATGCTCAGCTCCTCTCCCGTCATGGACGCGGTCACGCTACGCCCGCCCGCCGGAGCGGGCAAGGAAGATATCGCGTGCGTCTCTCCCGATGCCCTCAGGCGATGATCCGGTTCATCTCCTCGAGGTCCTCCGCGCCGAGCTCGAGGGTCATCGCCTGCGCCGAATCGGTGATCGACTCGGGGCGGCTCGCACCGGGGATCGGGATGACGTGCTCGCCGAGGCTGAGCTCCCAGGCGAGGACCACCTGCTGGGGGCTGACGCCGTGGGACTCGGAGATGCGCTGGATCTGCGGGAACCGCTCCCCCACCGCAGCCGCTCCGCCGCCGGTGCCGCCCAGCGGCGACCAGGGCACGAAGGCGATGCCGTGCTCGGCGCAGTGCTCGAGCTCGCGGCGGCTGGTGTGGAAGAAGGTCGGGGAGAACTCGTTCTGCACGGCGGCCAGGCCGCCCTCGCCGAGCACCTCGAGGGCCACGTCGATCTCCTCGGTGTTGGCGTTGGAGATGCCGACCTCGCGGATCAGGCCCTCCTGCTGGAAGGTCGCGAGGGCCTCCACCGCCTCGGCGTAGCGGATGCTGCGGTCGGGGCGGTGCCAGTAGTAGAGCTCCACCGAGTCCACGCCCAGGTCGGTGAGGGACTTCTCGAGGGCGGAGCGCAGGTACGCGGCGGAGCCGTCGCGGCCCCCGCCGTCGGCCGAGCGGGTGATCCCGCCCTTGGTCGCGATGGAGACGGTGGAGCGGTCCCCGCCCCAGGAGCTCAGCGCCTCGCCGACGAGCTTCTCGTTGTGGCCCATCGTGTCCCAGGTCGGGGAGTAGATGTCCGCCGTGTCCAGCAGGGTCACGCCCGCGTCGAGAGCGGCGTGGATCGTGGCCATGGCGCGGTCGTGCGGGGCGGGCTCGCCGCGCCCCATCGACAGGGGCATGGCGCCGAGGCCCAGGGCGGAGACGGACAGGGAGCCGATGCGGCGGGTGGGTGCAGTCATGCCGGTAAGCGTATGCCGCGAGCGGTGGTCCTGCCAGGGGTCAGCCGGCCGTGCGACCGAGGGCCTGGTTCGTCATGAGCGCGATGATGTCGTACACGACGGTCGCCGCGGCGACGGTGGTGACCTCGGCGTGGTCGTAGGCCGGGGCCACCTCGACCACGTCCGCGCCGACCAGGTTCAGCCCGTCCAGGCGCCGCAGCAGCGCGAGCAGCTCGCGGCTGGAGAGGCCTCCCGCCTCGGGGGTCCCCGTGCCCGGCGCGAAGGCGGGATCGAGCACGTCGATGTCGAGGGAGAGGTAGACGGGGGTGTCCCCGACGCGCTCCTTCACCTGGGCGACAGCCGCGTCGATCCCGATCCGGTCGAGGTCGCTGCAGCGGATGGCCTTGAACCCGAAGTCCCGGTCCTGCCGGAGGTCGATCCGGTCGTAGATGGGGCCGCGGATGCCCACGTGGATCGACTTGTCCTCCGCGAGCAGGCCCTCCTCGAAGCAGCGGCGGAACACCGTGCCGTGGGTCAGCGGGGTCGAGAAGTAGGTGTCCCAGGTGTCGAGGTGGGCGTCGAAGTGCACGAGAGCCACCGGGCCGTGCTTCGCGACCGCGCTCCGGATCAGCGGATAGGCGATGGTGTGATCGCCGCCGATGCCGATGAGGCGCCGCTCCGGGGCATCGCCGCGCACGTCCAGCGCCATCTTCTCCACCTGGGCCATCGCGTCCGTGATGCTGAACGGGGTGCACGCCACGTCCCCGGCGTCGACCACCTGGAGCTCGCCGAAGGGGGCCACATCGAGCTCGACATGGAAGGCAGGACGGAGGTGGCGGGAGGAGGTGCGCACCTGCAGCGGGCCGAAGCGGGCGCCGGGCCGGTACGAGGTGCCGCCGTCGAAGGGGACGCCCAGGACGGCGATGTCGTAGTCGGCGACCTGGTCGATGCGCGGGATCCTGGCGAAGGTCGACTCGCCGGCGAAGCGGGGGACGACCGTGCCGTCGACGGGGCCGACGGGGTCGGGGACTCGGATGCTCATGGGAGGCGCTCCTTCTCAGAGGGTGGGTTCGGTGGAGGTGAGACGAGGACGGGCGGAGGCCGTCGCCGGCGCCGATGACTCGGCGCCGTCGCTCGTCTCGTGGAGGGCGCGGCCGGCCGTCTCCTCGCCCCAGACCAGGGTCACGATGAGGCCGACGACGCTCACCGCTGCACCGGCCAGGAGCACGTACGCGATGCCATGGGCGAGCAGGAGCGGCATGAGGTAGACGGCGATCGCGGCGCCGATGCGGCTCGCGGCGGTGCCGATGCCGACGGCCGTGGCCCGCACCTGGGTGGGGAAGAGCTCGTTGGGCACCACGACCTCGAGGAAGTTCGAGGAGCCCGACAGGAAGGCGAACAGGCAGATCGCCACGAAGATCGCCATCATCGGCAGTCCGGGCACCAGCCCGGCCATCCCCCAGATCACGGCGATGCCGGCGAAGGAGTAGACCAGGAGGGCCTTGCGACCGATGCGGTCGACGAGCAGCAGCCCGGGGATGCCTCCGAGGACGAACAGCGCGGCCAGGAACACCTCGGCGCCGTTGCCCTCGAGGCCCACGGTCGCGAGCACGTCGAAGGAGAACGAGTAGATCGAGAGCATCGGAATGACCTGGCACATCCAGAACAGGCAGACGAAGATCAGCCGGCCCCGGTACGGAGCACGGAACAGGGTTCCCAGCGAGACGCTCCCGGCGCTCTCCTCGTGGCCGAGGTCGGCGCTCGAGTATCCCGGCCCGTAGACCTTCCGGATCGCGGCGTCGGCCTCCTGGACCCGTCCCTTGCTGAGCAGCCAGCGCGGGGACTCGGGGGTGCCGAGGCGGAAGAGAAGGGTGATGATCGCGAAGACCGCGGTGCTCGCGAGCATCCATCGCCAGGCCTCGTCCCCGAAGGCCGCCGTGCAGGCGATCGCGACGATCGGGGCCAGCGTCGCGCCGACGGCCCAGACCACGAAGGTCGCGCCGAGCATCTTGCCGCGATGCCTGCGGGGCAGGTACTCCGCGAGGAGGGAGGTGGCGATCGGATAGTCCGCCCCGATGGCGACGCCGATCGCGAAGCGGAGCAGGACGATCTGCCACACGTCGCCGGCCCAGAAGGTGAGGACCGAGAAGAGGGCGAGGGCGAGGAGGTCGATGATGTACATCGCATGACGGCCCACCTTGTCGGTGACCCAGCCGAACAGCGCACCGCCCACGAAGATGCCCACCAGGGCGGCGGCGGCGATGAGCCCCTTGTCCGCGGCGCTCACCTCGAACGCGGTCCCCATGCTGGCGTAGGTGAACCCGATCATCGCGATCGCGTAGCCGTCGATCAGCGGGCCGCCCGAGGAGTAGGCGGTGAGCTTCTTGTGGAACGAGGTGAGCGGCGCATCGTCGATCACGCCTGATGAGCTGGTCATCGGAGCCTCCTGGGGACGAGCCGGGTGAGAGGGGGCACTCGGCTGGATGCATCGATCATGCGCCTCCGGCGGCGCGCAGCGCGCCGTGCATCCGTATGAGTTCGCTGCACCGATATCGTGCGAATGCACAACCGAGCCCCGGGCGGGCGGACGAGAGGCGGCGGACGATGGTCATGTCGGTGCGCGAGCTGATGGAGATCCCCCACCTGACCCTGCGGCTCCACGCGGGTGCGGCCGGGCTGGACCGCACGATCACCTGGACCCACACCACGGATCTCCCCGAGCCCTGGCGCTGGCTCTCCCACGGCGAGCTGATGATGACCAACGGGATGAGCTTCCCCGCCGGGGCCGCGGAGCAGGTCGAGCTGCTCGACCGTCTGTCCGACGTGGGCGTCGGCGCGCTCGCGATCGGCGAGGAGATGTACTGTCCCCCGCTCACCCGCGACTTCGACGATGCCGCGGACCGCCTCGGCATCCCGGTGCTGTGGATCCGCTACCCGATGCCCTTCGCCGCGATCTCGCGCACCGTCGCGGAGTCGGTCCAGCCCGAGCAGTCCCTGCGGATCAGCCGCACCGCCCGGCTCTACGAGGCGATCCGTCGCACCCCCGGCACGGACATCGACCGCTCCCACACCCGGCGCACCCTGATCTCCGTCCTGGGCAGCGACGTGGACGTCTGCGACGTCCACTCCGGTCGCGCCTACTTCCCCCACGACGACCAGCCGCCGGAGGAGGTGACCCGCGCGATCCGCGGCCCTGTCGGGCTGCTCTCCTCCGGCAACCGGCTCGCGCCGCTGTCCGGGGGAAGGGTCCTGCACATCGTCCCCGTCCCCACCCAGTCCGCCGCCGTGCTCGCCGTGATCAGCCGCTCCGAGACGCCCCCGGACACGCTGCTGCTGCAGCACGCCGCGACGGTGGCGGCGCTCGAGCTCTCCCAGGCGCATCTCGAGCTCGGCAACCGTCAGCGCATCCACGGCGAGCTCGCCGCGGCGGTCCTGGACGCAGGTGCCCGCCGCCAGGGCGCCGCCCGGGAGCTCGGAGAGATCGGGCTGGATCCCGCGCGCTCCCTGGTCGCCGCGGTGGCCTGCGAGGACGAGGAGCGGCTGCGCATGCTCCCCGTGAGCCTGTGGCGGGCGCGGATCCCGTACGCGATGACCCTGCGCGCCGGCTCGCCCGTGCTCATCCTGCCGCAGCGGCCTCATGCCCTCCGGGTGCTCACCGATGCGCTGGGCCGGACCGGACGGACCGGTCTCAGCCGCCCGGTGCGGCGCGGCTCCCGGTATGCCGAGTGCGCCCAGGAGGCGGCCTGGGCGCTGGGGATGGCCCGACGCAGCGGATCCACGAGCGTCCGCTACGGCTCGATGAGCCCGGATCTCGGGCCGACGGACCGGGCGGATGCCCGGGCTCTGGTGGAGCATCGGCTCGGCCCGGTGCTCCGGCACGATGCGGAGCAGGACGGCTCGCTCATGGAGACCCTCGAGGCGTTCCTCGAGCACCGTCGGTCCTGGCAGAGGACGGCGGAGGCGCTGCAGCTCCACCGTCAGACCGTGCACTACCGGATCCGCCGCATCGAGGGTCTGCTCGACGTCGACCTCCACGAGAGCGGCGACCTGGCCCAGGTGTGGCTCGCGCTCCAGGCGAGGCGCTCGCTCGACGGGATGTCCTGACCGCTGCGGCGCGGGCTACGAGGGGACGACCCCATCGGCCCACGCCTCCATCAGCTCCTCGACGCCGGTGCCGTGGGTGCTCGCGCCGAGGGTGCGGCCCAGGGCGCCGGGGGCCTCGAGGTGGAGCACGCGCGGACCGGTGCTCTCCGGGGGCCGACGGCCGAGCAGCACCGCGGTGTCGAGCACCCGGTGGGGGCCGAGCACCCCGTGGCGCGGAGCGGCGCCGTCGAGGTCCAGGTGCTCGAGCAGGAGCGGGGCGCCGTCCGCGTCGCGCGCCTCGAGGGCGCTGGCGAGGTGGCCGCCGCACTCCCCCGTGCGTCCCAGCACGAGGGTCTCGCGCAGGAGCAGATCGGCTCCGGGGCCGAGGGTGATCGTGGTCCGTCGGCGCACGTCGGCCCCGTCGGTCACCACGAAGGGGTGGGCCCTCCACACCAGGCGGGCCCCTTCTTCCAGGTGGATCGAGACGTCGAACCGGCTGGGCGCCCCGGTGCTCTCATAGGCGACCGTGCCGCCGACGTCCTCGATCTCGAGCGTGCAGTCGGTGCCCACGTGCACGTCGACGGAGACCTCGTCACCGCCCAGCAGCGTGGCCCCGGCGGCGACCAGCGCCACCCGGGCGCCGGTCCGGGTCCGGGAGACGAGCCGCGGCTGGAGCAGGCCGGGGACGAGGCGCAGGCGCACCGGTCCGTCGGCCTGCTCGAGCACGATCCGTGTCATCCGGCGTGGGCGTGCTCGTGGGGGTGCTCGTGATCGTGGGAGTGCTCGTCCTCGGCGTGGAAGTGCGGCGCCATCGGCCCGGGGTCCTGCGGGGCGTGGGTGCCCGCGGTGTGGGCGGCGAGCAGCTCCAGCACCCAGGCGCGCAGGGCCGCGACGGTGTCCTCCTGGTGACGGGAGACCCCGAGCACCGGCCCGCCCTCGCGTGCCGCGGTCGCGTCGGCGAGCATCAGCTCCACGTCGACCCCCACGTGCGGGGCGAGGTCGACCTTGTTCACCACCAGCAGGTCGGCGCGGCCGATCCCCGGGCCGCCCTTGCGGGCCACGTCGCCGCCGCCGGCGACGTCGAGCACGAAGATCTGCGCGTCGACCAGCGCCGGGGAGAAGGTCGCGGTGAGGTTGTCGCCGCCGGACTCGACGAGCACCAGGTCCAGCGGGTCGAAGTCCGCCTCGAGGTCCTCGACGGCGGCGAGGTTCGCGGTGACGT is part of the Brachybacterium ginsengisoli genome and encodes:
- a CDS encoding nucleoside/nucleotide kinase family protein — translated: MRAEDALGTARVLLDEALRGGGRRILGIAGAPGAGKSTLTAHLAEQLPAGSCTVVPMDGFHLADVALARRGSIDRKGAPDTFDAAGYAALLQRIRTARPTDPPIWAPMFERDLEQPLAGAIEVDPAVPLVITEGNYLLLDEGPWALVRPLLDVCWFVEVPEELRHERLVARHERFGKSPRAAREWALGPDEANARLVAGTRDRADAVVREG
- a CDS encoding aldo/keto reductase, giving the protein MTAPTRRIGSLSVSALGLGAMPLSMGRGEPAPHDRAMATIHAALDAGVTLLDTADIYSPTWDTMGHNEKLVGEALSSWGGDRSTVSIATKGGITRSADGGGRDGSAAYLRSALEKSLTDLGVDSVELYYWHRPDRSIRYAEAVEALATFQQEGLIREVGISNANTEEIDVALEVLGEGGLAAVQNEFSPTFFHTSRRELEHCAEHGIAFVPWSPLGGTGGGAAAVGERFPQIQRISESHGVSPQQVVLAWELSLGEHVIPIPGASRPESITDSAQAMTLELGAEDLEEMNRIIA
- a CDS encoding PD-(D/E)XK nuclease family protein, which produces MRIEFGWSLDGSAWADGTGAHGTARMGPRALVQLLQNRLGLTRPSIEQAVRVAEHARAIARADHPWPRGSFAVDPWSTATTLLSWRDAAVAAGARLRPAPGQPERIAALCAIEELRTASAAAPGAADDLRELVDVLEQEVTWPLGIEELICHEALTDLPGLWPQLLELLDRAGVRVTEVEAAVSRRPELLILEAEDEWSAAETAARLLAGREGAPLQILAGADTVVLDQELHRRDLPAVGVAEPAADRTALQILPLFLSLAVAPVDVQQLAALLDLRVMDAPESGGDHVGLVPARARAALLDALAQEPGTGGTAWRRTIAALEADQEISGSGLAIVRALDALVADPIPPAQLTPSRLRTATEPLGARLRALGQGDPGLTRATAHLQVLLDVLGTLDEGTALGERELSQIVDSAGGRAASPFARPEATTAWRTCSRPAQLLPRGGDVLWWGADRDDARTGVQWDAAEVEALTALGAHLLEPARLAALETDAGLRGLRGADRLVVVRTRRRTEKATAPHALLAHLAAERAEPGQGVAEVLAGLTLSPADALVDDGFELAGSRRPLRVPTPARIPEPPRDLTRQVAPAPHIVPPRLSYSQAENLLGCRQKWTFGNGLQIRAASVATVPTGNRMIGTLVHAVVEELVLSAEEEEGRTGPPTPERIREEIMAQVPRLASELELPGREVELASLREQAVRSLVEFFDRLGAAGLVITSVESRFEEPLTLHLRRGDLTVPFLGFRDVLAEDASGAPTVIDLKWTYAAQKYPDLFDTGEALQLASYAVSLHDDRTDVGYFLLSQGEFVASNPALDPHGRPTLDIEDLWSRGTTGMTEALEAIGDGVVDARSGQILLDAGQDLSTPRTEAKKTYARAREAARGAGSLVVDARCDYCEFSLLCGMRGDAS
- a CDS encoding UvrD-helicase domain-containing protein, which produces MTFTLINASAGSGKTYALTQRLAERIEGGIDPSQIIATTFTVKAAEELTSRVRSTLLDRAQVEEARGIDSAVIGTVNSVAGRLVTDYALDAGISPAVEVLDDTTQRAAFAAAIAGTAAVSGVRWADLLARTEHDGDENATGYALTQAWRARVKDVADAARTNLLGAEDLRAAAETSWQEYRRAAELPEPEADQRPRWLHLLDQRLDDLAGDLDASRTADGDPIAGGPIGARSLNRTSGDLETLRRLRRRLAVHDRAPWSAWLRIAGGGFGAVATRALAPLAEEIAEALPANAAWQQDLQDLLALILGTAADSLEAYARYKRELGLIDFIDQEVRALRLLQESPRVRASVASRFRLLAVDEFQDTSPVQLALFLELSQLIEDKIWVGDPKQAIYGFRDADPKLMQDIIAAVQGGTTVFGRGEVENLSFSWRSRQRLVDLSNAVFTRVFAPDGGGAEQVTLSIPPQRAERAAGGTLEVWEATKNDRRAVSAEKHAAMIAEKIRLRIQEGTFTPGATAVLVRTNAQRQAVVSALQERGVPTAGAAHALLATREAQLVRAALAVTLDGSDTLALTELVSLLEDHAAHHDWFAQLMAAPDRPARREVFAAWWEDETLAGLREVRRACIGFTPEEMISALIDALDLPQRIKRWSGQGSRRRSLDALRALARETTQRRRAEGSPITLTGLRAELDAWEDGPDLSGLPEAVWVGTVHGAKGLEWEHVITHLSAPPKERDRTWGVLVRSPERVDVTAPLDGRSLLFWPKMPVPAELAERLAASEAATDRARREAEEAGRLHYVALTRAASTGVLAVPGPRTALDALIEEGSGSLVAWGEDALTVAGTAEPLPARITRVNVDDLIEEPPARLPEVTDPLAATDIPLRPTGGSAARAAARFQASASASADSLGTVEEPREIGRRLVTGGGPQWERVGEAIHAYLALPLEALNAAQQETAAARLVERWAVARAVEPAVLREAGEAWAAFLAAEFPGAEVLTEQPITWWNEEDQVMEGWIDALLRLPSGEIVLVDHKSYPGDHPVEHVRREYLGQMATYSRALAAAGVAPSRILIHLPLRGEVLEVVLHAG
- a CDS encoding FBP domain-containing protein — encoded protein: MHSLTADQIRSSFVNASKGEAKRAELPDLSTVMWEDIDYLGWQDARKPAQHYVVLLIDDEPVGLLLRGTGRPPSRKMLCAWCEDVVDGVGAASFVAPLAGASGRRGNTIGTGVCADFRCSRNVRRPPAAFELRTEDPALVAYHREQRITGLQERCTRFAQAVMKG